The window CGACGGGTCGAGGTCGGCCGCGTCGTCCTCGTCGGCGTCCGCGACGGGGAGCAGGGGGGGCGGCATGCTGCCCGCGGCCGAGAGCTCCTCGAGGTCGCTCGGGTCGGGCGCGGGCTCCACGCGGTCCTTGCCGGAGCGCTTGGCCGCGTACAGGGCCTGGTCCGCGCGGGCGATGAGGTCGTCCGAGGACTCGCCCGGGAAGTGCTGGGCCACGCCGAAGCTGGCCGTGAGCCTGCCCGGCTTGCCGTAGTCGTGCGTGGCCACGATGCGGCGCAGCTTCTCTGCCAGGCAGCAGGCGCTGCGCAGGTCGGTCTCGGGCAGCAGGCAGCAGAACTCCTCGCCGCCGTAGCGGGTGACGAGGTCCACGCGGCGCATGTCCTCGCGCACGATGCGGGCCATCTCGCGCAGCACGTGGTCGCCCTCCTGGTGGCCCCAGGTGTCGTTGACGCGCTTGAAGTCGTCGATGTCGAACATGATCAGGCTCAGGTCCTTGGCGTAGCGCTCGGCGCGCCAGATCTCCTTCTCGAGCTCGTCCATGAGGCGCTTCCTGTTGCCGAGCCCCGTGAGCGGGTCCTTGAGGGCCAGGTCGAGGTAGAAGTCGCGCTCCTCCTGGATGCTGGTCACGTCGATGAAGCTGATGATGGAAAAGAGGGTGTCCTCCACGGGCAGGCGGCTGACGCGCACGAGGAAGGCCCGCTCGCCCTCGCCGCCCACGGGCGGGGCCAGGGCCATGAGGTGGTCCGCGGCGGAGTCGTCCGAGGCCAGGGCGGCGATCCAGTTGTCGCCCTCGTAGCCTTCGGCGGGCGAGATGCGCGAGGCCACCAGGGCCATGGCGTCCATGCCGCTGATGGACTGGATGCCGAGGAAGTCGAGGAAGGGGCGGTTGACGTAGAGGATGCGTTCGCCGTCCGTGGTCAGGAAGAGGTCCGGGTTGTTGTCCAGGACCTTGCGCAGCAGGGTGCGCTCGCCCTTGCCGGCAAGGGAGCAGCGCTGCGAGAGGTCGATGAGCTCCTGGCGGGCGACGGGCTTGGGCATGAAGCCGTTGACGCCGAGGTTGATGGAGGCGAGCAGGGTCTCGTTGTCCGTGAAGGCGGAGATGAGGACGACGCAGACCTCGTCCGAGAGCTCGCGGATGCGGCGCACGAGCTCCAGGCCGTCCATGTGGGGCATGCGGATGTCCGTGACCACGAGGTCCGGGAAATGCTCGAGGAAGAGCCCAAGCGCCTCCTTGCCGTCCCCGGCGGGGATGACCATGACCCCGGCGCGGCGCAGGCACTGCACCATGTCCTCGCGGATGATGGCGTCGTCCTCCACCACGAGGGCCCGCAGGGCCTCGCCCTGGGGGGAGGGGGTCCGGTTTTTCGCCCGGTCGCCGGAGGCGGAAGCCGATTTCTCGTCCATTATGGGGCTTTATCCCACAATCGAAGGGGACCGGCAAGTGGCCGTGGCCGGGTGTGGAAGTTTGACACAGGGGGCGGCGAGAGGATAGTTGAGCGCCATGGGCAGGCAGGATGCTATGCATCGCGATCAGCGCGAAGTCTTCAGGGAGTATCTGTCGAGCAAGCGGCTGAAGATGACGCCGCAGCGCATGCTCATCCTGGACGTCTTCCTCAAGGAGCAGGGCCACCTGACCTCCGAGGACCTCTACCAGAAGGTCAAGGCCATCGACCCCTCGGTGGGCCAGGCCACGGTCTACCGCACGCTGAAGCTGCTCTCGGACTCGGGCATCGCCCAGGAAGTGGACTTCAGCGAGGGCGTGGCCCGCTACGAGCACGGCTTCAACGAAGACCACCACGACCACCTCATCTGCATCCGCTGCCGCACGACGGTAGAAGTGGCGGACGAGCGCATCGAGCAGCTCCAGGAGGAGCTGGCCCGGGCGCACGGCTTCCGCCTGACCGGCCACAGCATGTGCCTGTACGGCGTCTGCCCCCGCTGCCGCGGCAAGGAATAGCCCCCCGGACCCCGCCTCCGCCCACCCCGGCTGCCTCGTCCCCTTTCGCGCGCTCTCCGGCCTTCCGGCATCCCGGCATCGGCCCCCGCATCCTGTGCCCATTCCGTTCGGTAAACCCGAGAGGCCATTCGCGGCCCTGGTCGCCTGTTCGTAAGATGGCGGGTTTATTTCGCATGAGAGATTCCAGCGGAAAGTGATCGAAAAAGGAGTTGACAATCATTCTCAATTAGCTATTGTCTCTCCACACGACGTCGCAACCTCGAGGTGTATCGGTATGTGTTCAGTCTGCGCAGTACATAGACCCCTGAGCGACTTCCCCAGCGGAAGCCGGGTGAAGATCGAGCGCTTCTGCGAGTGTGCCGGCGGCAATTGCCGCTGCCGCCTGTGCGCCCTCGGGTTGACCCCCGGGACGCTCGTGGAGGTGGATTCCGCAGGCCCCGGCGGATGCCGCATCAAGGTGCGGGGCTCGGACCTCGTCATCGGCCGCGGCATGGCCGAGAAGGTGCTCGCCTCGCCGCAGACCTAGTGTCGCGTCCATGAAGAACGCCGGTTGCCATAGGCGATCATACGCGACACTCGAACCGGGCACATGCCCGGTTCCACCGCCGAAGGCGGCGTGAGCAAGCTGAAAACCACGTTTTCTGCGCAGCGATCCTCCGCAAAATACGGCTTTGAGTATTTTGCGGACGTCACACTAGGACCAGGTCCGGCACCCTGCGGCCGCACGCCGCAAGACGGGCCGGACAGGAGCAAGCAATGCAGAACATCATCGTCTTCGCCATCGTCGCCGCAGCCGCCATATACGTCATCCGCAAGGCGCGGGCCTCCAAGGCGGGCGGCTGCGCCTGCTCCGGCGGCTGCTCGGACGGCTGCTCCGGGGTGAGCTGCTGTTCCGGGCACGTTGGGCACGCCGCGAACGGCCTGAATGATCTGAACGACCTGAAGGACATGCGCGACACGACGGGAGGGAACTCCTGCCGCGCGCACAAGCAGCCCTAGCATTTCCCGACGCCGGACAAGGAAGCCGGGTTCCCCGATCCGGCCGACACGCACGACTTCATCCGCACGAACGCGGCCCGGGACAGGACCAGAGAGCGTCCCGCAGAGCGCAGTCACCACACGAGGAGGACTTCATGGAGACCATCGGTCTTCGCCGGTTGGCCGTCGGCCAGCGGGCCGTCATCACACGCATCATGACCGGCGGGGAGCTCGGCCGACGCATCCGCGACATGGGCCTGACCCCTGGCGCCGAGATCGAGGTCGTGGGGCGCGCTCCCCTGAAGGATCCCGTGGCCCTGCGCGTCAAGAACTTCACCCTGACCCTGCGCAACAACGAGGCCGACCAGATCCTGGTCACGCCCGTGGAAGCCGACGGCGCGTCCTGATGCGCGCGCCGGGACGAGGATACCGCACATGACCCAGCAGACGCCCGGACACGCGCCCCACCAGGCGGCGCAGGCCCTGAAGATCGCCCTGGCCGGCAACCCCAACGCCGGCAAGACCACCGTGTTCAACGCCCTGACCGGGGCGCGGCAGCAGGTGGGCAACTATCCCGGCATAACCGTCGAGCACAAAGAGGGCGCCATGCGCCGCGGCGAGCTCGACCTGCGCATCACCGACCTGCCCGGCACCTATTCCCTGACCGCCTACAGCCAGGAGGAGCTGGTCGCGCGCCGCGTGCTCATCGAGGAGCGGCCCGACGCCGTGATCGACGTGGCCAACGCGGGCGTGCTCGAGCGCAACCTCTACCTCGCGGTCCAGCTCCTGGAGATCGGCGTGCCCGTGGTCCTGGCGCTGAACATGATGGACGAGGCCAAGCGGCAGGGCATCACCGTGGACGCCGCCCGCCTGGGCAAGCTCCTCGGCGTGCCCGTGGTGGAGACCGTGGCCCGCGTGGGCAAGGGCATGGACGAGATGCTGGACGCCGCCGTGGCCCTGGCCCAGGAGCGGCGCGGCAGCCTCACCCCGCTCGTCATCTCCTACGGCCCGGACCTGGACCAGGCCCTGGCCGAGATGTCCGCCCTGCTCCAGGGCAAGGGGCTGGAAGAGGCGGGCTACATGCCCCGCTGGGTGGCCCTCAAGGTGCTCGAGGGCGACACCGAGGTCGCCCAGTGGCTGCGCGCCCGCGACGCCGACGCGGCGGCGAGGCTCGAGGAGATGAGCGCCAAGGTCGCGGACCACTGCCGCAAGACGCTCGACACCTACCCCGAGGCCCTGATCGCGGACTACCGCTACGGCTTCATCTCGAGCATCCTGCGCCAGGACGTGGTCCAGGTGAGGCGCATCGACCGCGTGGCCCTGTCCGACCGCATCGACACCTTCCTCACCCACAAGCTGCTCGGCCCGCTGTTCATGTTCGCGGTGCTCTACGCCATCTACACCTTCACCTTCACCCTGGGCGACATCCCGGTTGGGCTGATGGGCAGCTTCTTCGACTGGCTGGGCGGCCTCGTGGGCGCGGCCCTGCCGAACGGGGCGCTCAAGTCGCTGCTCGTCTCCGGGGTCATCGCGGGCGTGGGCGGGGTGCTCGGCTTCGTGCCGCTCATCGTCATCATCTTCCTGATCATCTCCTTTTTGGAGGACTCCGGGTACATGGCCCGCATCGCCTACATGCTGGACCGCGTCTTCCGCATGTTCGGCCTGCACGGCTGCTCGGTCATGCCCTTCATCGTCTCGGGCGGCATCGCGGGCGGCTGCGCCGTGCCCGGCGTCATGGCCGCGCGCACCCTGCGCAGCCCGCGCGAGAAGCTGGCCACCATCCTCACCGCGCCCTTCATGACCTGCGGCGCCAAGCTGCCGGTCTTCCTCATGCTCGTGGCCGCCTTCTTCCCGAAGTACCAGGCCCAGGCCATGTTCGCCGTGACCCTGGCGTCCTGGCTGGTGGCCCTGCTCGTGGCCAAGCTCCTGCGCTCCACGGTCATCTCCGGCCCCTCCACGCCCTTCGTCATGGAGCTGCCGCCCTACCGCCTGCCCACCCTGCGCGGCATGCTCATCCACGCCTGGGAGCGTACCTGGCAGTTCATCAAGCGCGCCACCACCGTGGTCCTGCCCATCTCGGTCCTGCTCTGGGCGGCCATGACCTACCCGGGCCTGCCCGCGCACGAGGCCGAGCGCTTCGCGGCGCAGCGCGCGCAGCAGGAGCAGGTACTGGCCGCGGCGCAGGCGGACAACGACGAGGACAAGGTCGCGGACGTCCAGGAGGCGCTGTCCGGAATCGACCACGAGGAGGCCATGGCGGCCCTGGAATACTCCGCCGCAGGCCGCTTCGGCCGCGCCGTGGAGGGCATCTCCCGCTACGCCGGATTCGAGTGGCGCACGAACATCGCCCTGGCCGCGGGCTTCGCCGCCAAGGAGGTCATCGTCTCCACCCTGGGCACCGCCTATTCGCTGGGCGAGACCGATCCCGAGGAGACCACCCCCCTGGTCGAGAAGCTGCAGACAGACCCGGACTGGAACCTCGCCAAGGGCGTGAGCCTCATCCTCTTCACCATGCTCTACGCGCCCTGCTTCGTGACCGTGTTCACCATCCGCCAGGAGGCGGGGTCCTGGGGCTGGGCGGCCTTCTCCATGATCTTCAACACGACCCTGGCCTTCGCCGTGGCCGTGGTGGCCTACCAGAGCATGGCCTGACGCGGCCGATCCGACGCGCGCACCGGACGCGCGGCGCTCCTTAAAGGGGGCCGGGAACCCAGGTTCCCGGCCCCCTTTTTGTGCTGCGGCGGACATTCGGCGGACACTCGAGGAGAGGCCTTGCGCCCTCGTGCCGGGCAGAAGGGCGGCAAAAGCCTGCGGCAAAGCCGCAGGATGGGACGAAAGGAAAGGAGAGAGGAGAGAGGAGATGTCCGGCCGCCGGTGCACTTCGGGCGGCCGCACGCCGACTCGAGGGAAGACCCAGGCAGGGGGCCGGAAACGCTCGGGGCGGGGAAGGATCGCTCCTTCCCCGCCCCTGCGGACGCGCTCGCGCGCGTATTCTTCGTGGTGCGGCTACTTCTGCACTTCGTGGCAGCCGGCGCAGGCGCGGGGGCCGCCCTTGATCTTCGGGTCGGGGCCGTGGCCCGCGTGGCAGCCGATGCATTCCTTGTGGAAGGCGGCCTGCAGGCCCAGGCCACCGGCGGGCTTGTCGCCGCCGTGGCAGGAGTCGCAGGTGCCCGGGGTGGTGCCGTCCAGGAGCTCCGAGGGATCGAGCACGTTCTTGCCGTTCTCGTAGCGGTGGTGGCAGGCGGTGCAGTCCAGCCCCAGGCTCACGTGGGCGTCGTGGTTGAACTTCACCGGGCCGCGCTTGAGGCCGCCGGGGAAGTCGGCGGGGTTGCCGATGGTCACGGAGTCGGGCTGCGCGAAGCCGGGCAGCGCGAAGGCGCAGAGCAGGGCCGCGGCCAGAGCGGCGATGATGATGTGCGTGGCGCGCATTACTCGGCCTCCTCCTCGTCGGGTTGCAGATGGGGCGGAATCACCATGAGCTCGCAGAGGATTTCCTTGAACGAGATGACCTTGATGCCGAGGTCGTATTCCTTGTTCAGGTCGTTGATCTGGTCCGTGCAGTTGTGGCAGGGCGCGAGCACGAACTTGGCGCCCGTGGCCTTGATCTGGTCGGCCTTGTACTTGCCGGAGACCATGCGCAGCTTCTTGTAGTCCGGCCCCATGGGGATGAAGCCGCCTCCGCCGCCGCAGCAGTGGCTGTACTCGTCGTGCGGCTCCATGAGGCGCACGTCCTCGGCGACCATGTAGAGCAGCTCGACGCCCAGCTTGGCCAGGTCGCCGTTGCGCGAGAGGTTGCAGGGGTGCTGGTAGGTGACGGGCTCCTTGAACTTGTGGCGGAGCTTGATCTTGCCGGACTTCATGTACTCGTGGAACACCGCCACGGCGTGGGTCACGGGCACCGGGGCCTGGCCGTTGGGCTGCTTGGTCCAGTAGGGACCTTCGTACTTGGCGGCGCGGTAGGCGTGGCCGCACTCGGTGATGCAGATCTTCTCCGCGCCGAGCTTCTTGGCCGCGTCGTACATGGTCTGGGCCAGCATGCCCGCGACCTCGACGTTGCCCGAGAACATGGACAGGTTGGTGGCCTCCCAGCCGTGGCTCGGCATGGTCCAGGACTCGCCCGCCACCTGGAAGACCTGGGCGGCCATCTGGATGTCCTGCGGGTAGTACTTGGGCTCGCGGGCGTTGACCGTGTACATGATGCGGCAGTTCTCGCGGTCGATGGGGACTTCGAGGCCCTTGATGACGTCCTCGCCTTCCTCGGCCATCCACTCGCAGGTCTCGACGAACTCGTCGTCCGTCATCTCCATCTGGTTGCCGGTCTTCACGTAGCTTTCGTCGATGGTCATCAGGCGATCGGGGCAGACGTCCTGCGTGCGCAGGCACTGCCGGGCGATGTGGATCATGACGCCCATGTCGATGCCGAAGGGGCAGTACTGGGAGCAGCGGCGGCACATGTTGCAGCGGCCCCAGGCGATCTCCTTGGCCTCTTCCAGGAACTCCCGGTCCACTTCGCCCTTGCGCTTGATGAGCTCGCCGAGCGTCTTGCGCACCTTGTACTGGGGCATGTACTCGGGCTTCTTGTCGTTGGTCAGGTAAAAGAAGCAGGAGTCCGCGCAGATCGCGCAGGACGTGCAGGCCTTGAGCCACAGGCGCAGGCGCGCGGTGTCGTTGCGGGCCAGGACCTCGCGGATCTTGGCGGGCTCGACGGGCTTGATGTCAGTCATGTCGATACTCCTACCAGGTCTTGGTGCCGCGACGGGCGAACTCGCTGCCGATGAAGGCGCGTCCGAAGAAGAAGAGGAAGGCGTGCGCCAGCCGGGTGAAGGGCAGGCAGATGAGCATGATGCCGCCCGTCAGCACGTGGACCATGAGCATGTTGTCCGGGGTGAGCAGCATCTTGTGCGCCGCCAGGTAGCCGGTCAGGAAGGGCAGGATGGTGATGGCCCACAGCAGCCAGTCGGCCGGGCCGGTGACGATGCGCACCTCGGGCTTCACGAGGCGGCGGATGAGCAGGCCCGCGGCCGCGATCAGGAAGACGATGGTCAGGCCGTCGGTGACCGGATCGGACACGCTCGGCCAGTCCACGCCCCAGTTGTAGGCCAGCGTCACCACGTGGCCCAGGGCGAAGAGCGGGGCGAAGATGAGGCAGAAGTGGAAGGCGAAGGTCAGGACCGTGGTCCCCGGATGCTCGCGCCAGCTGCGCGAGCCGTAGGGGATCAGCCAGTTGACGATGGAGGCGAACATCCAGCCGGGTTTGGCGTGATCGAAAAAGACCTTGTCCGTGCGACGGGAGCGCAGAACCAGCGAGCCTATCTGCCAGATGCTCCCGAAGATCAGCACGGTGAAGGCGATCCACAGGAAGGGACCGTTCACGAAATCGTACATGTCTTCTCCTTCTGCCCGTGGTGGGCAGGGATGATGATTGTTTGTGCAGCCGATGCCTGTGTCGGAGTCCGGCACGCCACCTGCCGGACAGGCTGCTCCCTTCTGACGCGGGCGGAAATTTCGGCTCCGCCGTTGCCGTTTGAGGCGCTCACTCAGAAGAGGGAAAGCCCGACAGGCCGGGCCGGAAGATCATTCCGGCCCAAGGCTCGGGGCAAGGAGCGCGGCCCGCCGTGCGCACACTGCGCCGCAGTCGACCGACGATCCGGCCCATCCAGCCGTGACAAGGCCTGCCGCCAGGGTCGCGCCCGCGGGAAGGCGGCCGCTTCCGTCGATCCCACCATCTCCGGAAGAGGGTCCCTGTTCCTGCGCGCGCAACAAGACGCCCGACCGGGCGCCGGTCCGAAGACCGGCCGCATCGCGGTCGCGGCGTACCCGTCTGCCGCGGCAATACCTCGTGAGGCGTTCCCGTGCA of the Desulfovibrio sp. X2 genome contains:
- the feoB gene encoding ferrous iron transport protein B, with protein sequence MTQQTPGHAPHQAAQALKIALAGNPNAGKTTVFNALTGARQQVGNYPGITVEHKEGAMRRGELDLRITDLPGTYSLTAYSQEELVARRVLIEERPDAVIDVANAGVLERNLYLAVQLLEIGVPVVLALNMMDEAKRQGITVDAARLGKLLGVPVVETVARVGKGMDEMLDAAVALAQERRGSLTPLVISYGPDLDQALAEMSALLQGKGLEEAGYMPRWVALKVLEGDTEVAQWLRARDADAAARLEEMSAKVADHCRKTLDTYPEALIADYRYGFISSILRQDVVQVRRIDRVALSDRIDTFLTHKLLGPLFMFAVLYAIYTFTFTLGDIPVGLMGSFFDWLGGLVGAALPNGALKSLLVSGVIAGVGGVLGFVPLIVIIFLIISFLEDSGYMARIAYMLDRVFRMFGLHGCSVMPFIVSGGIAGGCAVPGVMAARTLRSPREKLATILTAPFMTCGAKLPVFLMLVAAFFPKYQAQAMFAVTLASWLVALLVAKLLRSTVISGPSTPFVMELPPYRLPTLRGMLIHAWERTWQFIKRATTVVLPISVLLWAAMTYPGLPAHEAERFAAQRAQQEQVLAAAQADNDEDKVADVQEALSGIDHEEAMAALEYSAAGRFGRAVEGISRYAGFEWRTNIALAAGFAAKEVIVSTLGTAYSLGETDPEETTPLVEKLQTDPDWNLAKGVSLILFTMLYAPCFVTVFTIRQEAGSWGWAAFSMIFNTTLAFAVAVVAYQSMA
- a CDS encoding (Fe-S)-binding protein; its protein translation is MTDIKPVEPAKIREVLARNDTARLRLWLKACTSCAICADSCFFYLTNDKKPEYMPQYKVRKTLGELIKRKGEVDREFLEEAKEIAWGRCNMCRRCSQYCPFGIDMGVMIHIARQCLRTQDVCPDRLMTIDESYVKTGNQMEMTDDEFVETCEWMAEEGEDVIKGLEVPIDRENCRIMYTVNAREPKYYPQDIQMAAQVFQVAGESWTMPSHGWEATNLSMFSGNVEVAGMLAQTMYDAAKKLGAEKICITECGHAYRAAKYEGPYWTKQPNGQAPVPVTHAVAVFHEYMKSGKIKLRHKFKEPVTYQHPCNLSRNGDLAKLGVELLYMVAEDVRLMEPHDEYSHCCGGGGGFIPMGPDYKKLRMVSGKYKADQIKATGAKFVLAPCHNCTDQINDLNKEYDLGIKVISFKEILCELMVIPPHLQPDEEEAE
- a CDS encoding Fur family transcriptional regulator, whose product is MHRDQREVFREYLSSKRLKMTPQRMLILDVFLKEQGHLTSEDLYQKVKAIDPSVGQATVYRTLKLLSDSGIAQEVDFSEGVARYEHGFNEDHHDHLICIRCRTTVEVADERIEQLQEELARAHGFRLTGHSMCLYGVCPRCRGKE
- a CDS encoding FeoA family protein, with translation METIGLRRLAVGQRAVITRIMTGGELGRRIRDMGLTPGAEIEVVGRAPLKDPVALRVKNFTLTLRNNEADQILVTPVEADGAS
- a CDS encoding cytochrome c3 family protein, whose amino-acid sequence is MRATHIIIAALAAALLCAFALPGFAQPDSVTIGNPADFPGGLKRGPVKFNHDAHVSLGLDCTACHHRYENGKNVLDPSELLDGTTPGTCDSCHGGDKPAGGLGLQAAFHKECIGCHAGHGPDPKIKGGPRACAGCHEVQK
- a CDS encoding FeoB-associated Cys-rich membrane protein; this encodes MQNIIVFAIVAAAAIYVIRKARASKAGGCACSGGCSDGCSGVSCCSGHVGHAANGLNDLNDLKDMRDTTGGNSCRAHKQP
- a CDS encoding FeoA family protein, whose product is MCSVCAVHRPLSDFPSGSRVKIERFCECAGGNCRCRLCALGLTPGTLVEVDSAGPGGCRIKVRGSDLVIGRGMAEKVLASPQT
- a CDS encoding diguanylate cyclase, with protein sequence MDEKSASASGDRAKNRTPSPQGEALRALVVEDDAIIREDMVQCLRRAGVMVIPAGDGKEALGLFLEHFPDLVVTDIRMPHMDGLELVRRIRELSDEVCVVLISAFTDNETLLASINLGVNGFMPKPVARQELIDLSQRCSLAGKGERTLLRKVLDNNPDLFLTTDGERILYVNRPFLDFLGIQSISGMDAMALVASRISPAEGYEGDNWIAALASDDSAADHLMALAPPVGGEGERAFLVRVSRLPVEDTLFSIISFIDVTSIQEERDFYLDLALKDPLTGLGNRKRLMDELEKEIWRAERYAKDLSLIMFDIDDFKRVNDTWGHQEGDHVLREMARIVREDMRRVDLVTRYGGEEFCCLLPETDLRSACCLAEKLRRIVATHDYGKPGRLTASFGVAQHFPGESSDDLIARADQALYAAKRSGKDRVEPAPDPSDLEELSAAGSMPPPLLPVADADEDDAADLDPSRRGN